From the genome of Capsicum annuum cultivar UCD-10X-F1 unplaced genomic scaffold, UCD10Xv1.1 ctg4159, whole genome shotgun sequence, one region includes:
- the LOC124891858 gene encoding uncharacterized protein LOC124891858, which produces MAKSYLKSEFHMLMEKVEAVDARVKNYLELAGYDKWARSYASVHRGWTLTSNITESINATLVSARELPIYDFLGKVRLMFGRWNCENRQQTLYTFTDLIGKFQEILQQNETECTLLDNKNFKKGPYCSDLYKPKTVLRTYDLSIYPLPHKDDWVILKEIMDEIVLPPKYKRSPGRPLKKDRGKSERDLFGKKSKNYCSSCGLKGHNRRSSRKYNK; this is translated from the exons ATGGCAAAATCATATTTGAAGAGTGAATTTCACATGTTAATGGAGAAAGTGGAGGCAGTTGATGCTAGAGTGAAGAATTACTTGGAATTGGCTGGTTACGATAAGTGGGCTAGATCGTATGCATCCGTTCATAGAGGatggactttgacttcaaacattACCGAGTCCATTAATGCTACGCTGGTTTCAGCTAGAGAACTACCAATATATGATTTTCTGGGGAAAGTTAGATTGATGTTTGGAAGATGGAACTGTGAAAACAGACAGCAGACGTTGTATACTTTTACGGATCTTATTggtaaatttcaagaaattcttcaacagaatGAAACGGAGTGTACAC TTCTTGATAACAAGAATTTCAAGAAGGGGCCATATTGCTCTGATCTATACAAGCCAAAAACCGTCCTAAGAACATATGATCTTTCAATTTATCCACtaccacacaaagatgactggGTGATTCTGAAGGAAATTATGGATGAGATTGTTCTGCCGCCGAAATACAAGCGATCCCCTGGAAGACCTCTGAAGAAGGACCGTGGAAAATCCGAACGAGATTTGTTTGGAAAGAAGAGcaaaaattattgtagttcatgTGGTTTAAaaggtcacaataggcgttcaagtaggaaatacaacaaatga